A window of the Corynebacterium minutissimum genome harbors these coding sequences:
- a CDS encoding MogA/MoaB family molybdenum cofactor biosynthesis protein, with product MTRRALVIVASTRAAAGEYEDRSGPILVNFLREQGFDTPEPVVVADADIDAALSRAFADAPSVILTSGGTGITPDDRTVEALTPHLERELPGLAHAFYAHSVGIPTAALSRTVAGVSHKTFAMALPGSTGAAKDGCAVLEPVLNHIINQLEGLHEH from the coding sequence ATGACCCGCCGCGCACTCGTCATCGTTGCCTCGACCCGCGCCGCCGCCGGCGAGTACGAGGACCGTTCCGGCCCCATCTTGGTGAACTTCCTCCGTGAACAGGGCTTCGATACCCCGGAGCCTGTCGTCGTCGCGGACGCCGACATCGACGCCGCCCTCTCCCGCGCTTTTGCCGATGCCCCTTCGGTTATCCTCACTTCCGGCGGCACTGGCATCACACCGGATGACCGCACCGTCGAAGCGCTCACCCCACACCTTGAGCGCGAGCTCCCCGGCCTGGCCCATGCCTTCTACGCGCACTCCGTCGGCATCCCCACCGCGGCGCTCTCGCGTACCGTTGCTGGCGTATCGCACAAAACCTTCGCCATGGCCCTGCCCGGCTCCACGGGTGCTGCCAAAGACGGCTGCGCGGTCCTCGAACCGGTGCTTAACCACATCATCAACCAGTTGGAAGGCCTTCATGAGCACTAA
- a CDS encoding molybdopterin molybdotransferase MoeA, with product MRTYEEHFAAVRAALPQPRAVSTPLTSAFGRRAAATYRAEQDLPPFDNSQMDGYALPTCDGGTFTVGRTIAAGDVPGELTDGVAVPIMTGAKIPEGTATIVPVEHCEPPHFPEEGATVTVPAAPEQFIRRAGSDVKAGTTLINEHALLDAPSIATLASQGLTEVLAFAPARILICTGGAEIGGEGEATIPDSNAPMLAALARQYGIDVAGFVRTNDDPSALRADLAEAVITHRPDVIVTSGGISHGKFEVIRQIFEEDGWFGHVAQQPGGPQGLSRLGDIPVVCFPGNPISTLVSFRLYLAPVLGHTPAPFHAHLVEPTDGLNNREQFRRGIISISDGTATASFLGGTSSHLMSQAIGATTLIRIPANTQLSAGDLVEVFPLS from the coding sequence ATGCGCACCTATGAGGAGCACTTCGCCGCCGTTCGCGCGGCCCTTCCGCAGCCTCGCGCGGTCTCCACTCCCCTAACCAGCGCCTTCGGCCGCCGCGCCGCCGCGACGTACCGTGCGGAGCAGGACCTTCCGCCTTTCGATAATTCGCAGATGGATGGCTATGCGCTTCCCACATGTGACGGCGGCACCTTCACCGTCGGCCGCACTATCGCGGCGGGGGACGTTCCTGGTGAGCTGACAGACGGCGTAGCCGTGCCGATTATGACCGGGGCGAAAATCCCTGAAGGCACCGCCACCATCGTCCCCGTCGAGCACTGCGAGCCCCCACACTTCCCGGAAGAAGGCGCCACGGTCACTGTGCCGGCAGCTCCTGAGCAGTTCATCCGCCGCGCGGGCTCCGATGTCAAGGCCGGCACAACCCTCATCAATGAGCACGCGCTTCTCGACGCCCCCTCCATCGCCACCCTCGCCTCCCAAGGCCTGACCGAGGTCCTCGCCTTCGCGCCCGCCCGCATCCTTATCTGCACCGGCGGCGCAGAAATCGGTGGCGAAGGCGAGGCCACCATCCCCGATTCCAATGCACCGATGCTCGCAGCTTTGGCCAGGCAGTATGGCATCGACGTGGCTGGCTTCGTGCGCACGAACGACGATCCTTCTGCCCTGCGCGCGGACCTCGCCGAAGCAGTCATTACCCATCGCCCCGATGTCATCGTTACTTCCGGCGGCATCTCTCACGGAAAATTCGAGGTCATCCGCCAAATCTTTGAAGAGGATGGCTGGTTCGGCCACGTGGCGCAGCAGCCCGGCGGCCCGCAGGGCCTGTCCCGCCTTGGCGACATCCCCGTGGTCTGCTTCCCCGGCAACCCCATCTCCACGCTGGTGAGCTTCCGCCTCTACCTGGCACCCGTCCTTGGCCACACGCCGGCTCCTTTCCACGCACACCTGGTGGAACCCACGGATGGACTCAACAACCGCGAGCAGTTCCGCCGCGGAATTATCAGTATTTCCGATGGCACAGCAACTGCCTCCTTCCTCGGCGGCACCAGCTCCCACCTGATGTCCCAGGCCATCGGCGCTACTACCCTCATCCGTATCCCGGCTAACACGCAGCTTTCAGCCGGCGACCTCGTGGAGGTGTTCCCGCTCTCATGA
- a CDS encoding MoaD/ThiS family protein, producing MVDIHYFAAARAAAGRAQDTAQAATLGELLEVLRARHTGSTEAGMSFAEVLERCTFLVDGASATEDAVLSDASRVDVLPPFAGG from the coding sequence ATGGTTGATATACATTACTTTGCCGCAGCCCGCGCCGCCGCGGGGCGCGCGCAGGACACAGCGCAGGCGGCGACGCTGGGGGAGTTGCTCGAAGTGTTGCGTGCTCGGCATACCGGCAGCACCGAGGCTGGCATGAGCTTTGCGGAGGTGCTGGAGCGTTGCACCTTCCTGGTAGATGGCGCGAGCGCTACCGAGGACGCCGTGCTTTCCGACGCCTCCCGCGTCGATGTCCTCCCACCCTTCGCTGGTGGTTAG
- a CDS encoding phage holin family protein translates to MKTFINFALNVIAVAVAFWAVVAIVPGIDIVPARTQSFLLIAAVFIIVNEVVTPVLRFLGAPLTCLTLGLFALVINGAVLLLVSALMDSLVIDGWGAAIIGAVVLAIVSGVVNFFTSPLRSRN, encoded by the coding sequence GTGAAGACATTTATCAATTTTGCACTCAACGTCATTGCCGTCGCGGTGGCCTTCTGGGCCGTGGTAGCGATTGTCCCCGGAATCGACATCGTTCCTGCTAGAACCCAGAGTTTCCTGCTCATCGCGGCGGTCTTCATCATCGTCAACGAGGTCGTCACCCCGGTGCTCCGCTTCCTCGGCGCACCGCTGACCTGCCTCACCCTGGGCCTCTTCGCGCTCGTCATCAACGGCGCGGTCCTGCTCCTCGTCAGCGCGCTGATGGATTCACTCGTCATCGACGGCTGGGGTGCTGCCATCATCGGCGCGGTTGTGCTCGCGATTGTCTCCGGCGTGGTGAACTTCTTCACCAGCCCGCTGCGCAGCCGAAACTAA
- the hisC gene encoding histidinol-phosphate transaminase, producing the protein MIRPDLSSLPAYVPGKNAEHALKLSSNEATQEPLPGALKAMEAAAAHVNRYPDMGAVEIRKALAENLGVTPEQVTTGAGSSAICQQLVQITSVPGDEIVFPWRSFEAYPIFAQVVGATPVKVPLTADHRVDLEAMAAAITDKTRLIFVCNPNNPTGSIITKEEFDAFLAKVPKDVIVALDEAYIEYNRNDAVPLATDYVHTHDNIIGLRTFSKAYGLAGVRLGYAFGNAEIIEALSKVSIPFSVNSIAQAGAVASLAAQKKLRERTDETVEQRDRLVEHFADFGVPESQANHIWFAADTIAKLGSPQEVAAQLAEKDVLVRAFPEGVRVTVTTAEETDVLLKAWDAAFAAEE; encoded by the coding sequence ATGATTCGACCAGACCTTTCCTCCCTACCTGCCTACGTTCCCGGAAAGAACGCCGAGCACGCCTTGAAGCTCTCCTCCAATGAGGCAACTCAGGAGCCGCTGCCCGGCGCGCTCAAGGCCATGGAGGCTGCTGCCGCTCACGTCAACCGCTACCCGGATATGGGAGCGGTGGAAATCCGCAAGGCACTCGCCGAAAACCTCGGCGTCACCCCGGAACAGGTCACCACCGGTGCGGGTTCCTCCGCCATCTGCCAGCAGCTGGTACAGATCACCTCGGTGCCCGGTGATGAGATTGTCTTCCCGTGGCGCTCCTTCGAGGCTTATCCCATCTTCGCGCAGGTCGTGGGCGCTACCCCGGTCAAGGTCCCGCTCACCGCGGATCACCGCGTGGACTTGGAAGCCATGGCGGCTGCCATCACGGACAAGACCCGCCTGATCTTCGTGTGCAACCCCAATAACCCCACCGGCTCCATCATCACCAAGGAAGAATTCGACGCCTTCCTAGCCAAGGTCCCGAAGGACGTCATCGTGGCGCTCGATGAGGCTTACATCGAGTACAACCGCAACGACGCCGTCCCGCTGGCCACCGACTATGTCCACACCCACGACAACATCATTGGCCTGCGCACCTTCTCCAAGGCCTATGGCCTGGCCGGTGTCCGCTTGGGCTATGCCTTCGGCAACGCCGAGATCATCGAGGCGCTGAGCAAGGTGTCCATCCCGTTCTCCGTGAACTCCATCGCGCAGGCAGGTGCTGTGGCTTCGTTGGCCGCCCAGAAGAAGCTGCGTGAGCGCACCGACGAAACCGTGGAGCAGCGTGACCGCCTAGTGGAGCACTTCGCGGACTTTGGCGTACCGGAATCCCAGGCCAACCACATCTGGTTCGCGGCAGACACCATTGCGAAGTTGGGATCCCCGCAGGAAGTCGCTGCACAGCTCGCGGAGAAGGACGTCCTCGTCCGCGCCTTTCCCGAGGGAGTGCGCGTAACCGTGACCACAGCTGAGGAAACCGACGTCCTGCTTAAGGCGTGGGACGCTGCCTTCGCTGCAGAGGAGTAG
- a CDS encoding alpha-keto acid decarboxylase family protein has translation MQTTIGDFILDRLKAIGITEIIGVPGDFNLSFLEQIEAAEGIRFVGACNELNAAYAADGYARQRGVGCLLTTYGVGELSALNGIAGARAEHVPLVSLAGAPPQYATEFRWNLHHSLADGDFANMLDSFAPFTEVATRVSPMNVVEEFDRALHTCLREKRPVHIQIPSDITHLTIEVPDEPFSTELAPSDPERLNAAADYVLEHLAKAEDPIILIDQDTNRHGFTEKLRAIIDKAQLPYSQLSSGKAILSERHPLFIGTYNGAASAPGVQERIEKSDFLVTTNPRFIEVNSGSFTHNLADARVYNFGDQHVNADGEFFVGINTLELLDVLLDRIPEAETSPSAAFEPEPFEPNPDAPLTQERIWPQMLGFIQEDDVVIAEAGTSNIGLGQQRMPEGVQYINSTIWGSIGFTLPCVLGSQLANPERRHVLFIGDGSFQLTAQELSTILRQDLKPIIVLVNNDGYTIERYILGMEREYNEIQMWDYTALPKAFMKDTTMESYVASTEGELAQALEDIAAHPERGAFLEVRLDPFDAPKGLQAFGPQTADFDFGPRGPRNA, from the coding sequence ATGCAGACCACCATTGGTGATTTCATCCTGGACCGACTCAAGGCCATCGGCATTACCGAAATCATCGGCGTGCCCGGTGACTTCAACCTGAGCTTCCTCGAGCAGATTGAGGCCGCTGAGGGCATCCGCTTCGTCGGTGCCTGCAACGAGCTCAATGCCGCCTATGCCGCCGACGGGTATGCCCGCCAACGCGGCGTAGGCTGCCTGCTCACCACCTATGGCGTGGGCGAGCTTTCCGCGCTCAACGGCATCGCTGGTGCCCGCGCTGAGCACGTCCCGCTGGTATCCCTCGCCGGCGCACCACCCCAGTACGCCACGGAATTCCGCTGGAACCTGCACCACTCGCTTGCCGACGGCGACTTTGCCAACATGCTGGATTCCTTCGCACCCTTCACCGAAGTGGCCACGCGTGTGTCCCCCATGAACGTGGTCGAGGAATTCGACCGCGCCCTGCACACCTGCCTGCGCGAAAAGCGCCCGGTGCACATCCAGATTCCTTCCGATATCACTCACCTGACCATCGAGGTCCCCGACGAGCCTTTCTCCACCGAGCTCGCCCCCTCCGATCCGGAGCGCCTCAACGCCGCCGCGGATTACGTGCTGGAGCACCTTGCTAAGGCCGAGGACCCGATCATCCTCATCGATCAGGACACCAACCGCCACGGTTTTACGGAGAAGCTCCGCGCCATCATCGACAAAGCCCAGCTGCCTTACTCCCAGCTTTCCTCCGGCAAGGCCATCTTGTCTGAGCGCCACCCGCTGTTCATCGGCACCTATAACGGCGCAGCATCGGCGCCGGGTGTGCAGGAGCGCATCGAAAAGTCCGACTTCCTGGTCACCACGAACCCACGCTTCATCGAGGTCAACTCCGGTTCCTTCACCCACAACCTGGCTGATGCTCGCGTCTACAACTTCGGCGACCAGCACGTCAACGCCGACGGTGAGTTCTTCGTGGGCATCAATACGCTGGAGCTTCTCGACGTCCTCCTCGACCGCATCCCGGAAGCCGAGACGTCGCCAAGCGCAGCCTTCGAGCCCGAGCCCTTCGAGCCGAACCCGGATGCCCCGCTGACTCAGGAGCGCATCTGGCCGCAGATGCTCGGCTTCATCCAGGAAGATGACGTGGTCATCGCTGAAGCCGGCACCTCCAATATTGGCTTGGGCCAGCAGCGCATGCCCGAGGGCGTGCAGTACATTAACTCCACCATCTGGGGTTCCATCGGCTTTACCCTGCCCTGCGTGCTCGGCTCGCAGCTGGCCAACCCGGAGCGTCGCCACGTCCTCTTCATCGGTGATGGCTCCTTCCAGCTCACCGCGCAGGAGCTGTCCACCATCCTGCGCCAGGACCTCAAGCCCATCATCGTGCTGGTCAACAATGATGGATACACCATCGAGCGCTACATCCTGGGTATGGAACGCGAATACAACGAGATTCAGATGTGGGACTACACCGCACTGCCTAAGGCCTTCATGAAGGACACCACGATGGAGTCCTACGTGGCCTCGACCGAGGGCGAGCTGGCGCAGGCCTTGGAGGACATCGCCGCTCATCCGGAGCGCGGTGCCTTCCTTGAGGTGCGCCTCGATCCTTTCGACGCGCCGAAGGGACTTCAGGCCTTCGGGCCGCAGACCGCTGACTTCGACTTCGGGCCTCGTGGCCCCCGCAACGCCTAA
- a CDS encoding amino acid permease, protein MTTTNKSVRAQDVVASDNASADDGLQRGMKSRHLQMIAFGSCIGTGLFLGSGASIQEAGPGVIAAYAIGGFIIFLIMRMLGEMAVEHPVAGSFSAYAREYIGPIAGFVTGWNWWFTTIVVGMVELTAAGTIMDFWFPGIPHWLTALVALVIVTAINLVHVGAFAEAEFWLSLIKVAALILMIIVGAAIVFGLTPEPALGLSNITEHGGFFPNGIAGVLFSLVAVIFSFGGIISIGTAAGEAQDPAKSLPKAINNVIWRILIFYVGGIGIIVLLAPWNELDTSTSPFVRALSTLGITAAATGLNLIVLVAAVSVFNTMTFSGARMLRDLSRGGQAPPFFDSVSAKGVPVRALLFNSLLMGSAVLLNFLFEGKILLVLLAIIVGAELISWSAIAVAHLNFRKRCPDAAFRAPLYPIANYLCLGFFALVIALMFMLPDYRTGAIVLPCWIVTLALIWLGKKRHDARTK, encoded by the coding sequence ATGACCACAACCAACAAATCCGTCAGGGCACAGGACGTTGTCGCCAGCGACAACGCCAGTGCAGACGACGGCCTGCAGCGCGGCATGAAGTCGCGCCACCTGCAGATGATCGCCTTCGGCTCGTGCATCGGCACGGGCCTCTTCTTGGGCTCCGGCGCCTCCATCCAGGAGGCCGGCCCAGGTGTTATCGCCGCCTATGCCATCGGCGGCTTCATCATCTTCCTCATCATGCGCATGCTCGGCGAGATGGCCGTGGAGCACCCCGTCGCCGGTTCCTTTAGCGCGTATGCCCGCGAATACATCGGGCCCATCGCCGGCTTTGTCACCGGCTGGAACTGGTGGTTTACCACCATCGTCGTCGGCATGGTGGAGCTCACCGCCGCCGGCACCATCATGGATTTCTGGTTCCCAGGAATCCCGCACTGGCTCACCGCCCTCGTCGCGCTCGTTATCGTCACCGCCATCAATTTGGTGCACGTCGGTGCCTTCGCCGAGGCAGAATTCTGGCTTTCCCTCATTAAGGTCGCTGCGCTCATCCTCATGATCATCGTCGGCGCGGCCATCGTCTTTGGCCTCACCCCGGAGCCGGCCCTGGGCTTGAGCAATATCACTGAGCACGGCGGCTTCTTTCCGAATGGTATCGCCGGTGTGCTCTTCTCCCTCGTCGCGGTGATTTTCTCCTTCGGCGGCATCATCTCCATCGGCACCGCCGCGGGCGAGGCGCAAGATCCCGCCAAGAGCCTGCCCAAGGCCATCAACAACGTCATCTGGCGCATCCTCATCTTCTACGTCGGCGGCATCGGCATCATCGTGCTGCTCGCTCCATGGAACGAACTCGATACGTCTACCTCGCCCTTCGTGCGCGCGCTGAGCACCCTGGGCATTACGGCCGCCGCCACGGGCCTCAACCTCATCGTGCTGGTCGCGGCCGTCTCCGTGTTCAACACCATGACCTTCTCTGGTGCGCGTATGCTGCGGGATCTCTCCCGCGGCGGCCAAGCTCCTCCCTTCTTCGATTCCGTCAGCGCCAAGGGCGTGCCGGTTCGCGCCTTGCTCTTCAACTCCCTACTCATGGGCTCGGCGGTGTTGCTCAACTTCCTCTTCGAGGGGAAGATCCTGCTGGTTCTCCTCGCCATCATCGTGGGCGCGGAGCTCATCTCCTGGTCCGCCATTGCCGTAGCGCACCTGAACTTCCGCAAGCGCTGCCCGGATGCCGCTTTCCGCGCGCCCCTCTACCCCATCGCTAACTACCTGTGCTTGGGCTTCTTCGCTCTCGTCATCGCTTTGATGTTCATGCTGCCGGACTACCGCACCGGCGCGATTGTCCTACCCTGTTGGATTGTGACCTTGGCCCTCATCTGGCTGGGCAAGAAGCGCCACGACGCCCGCACTAAGTAA
- a CDS encoding PucR family transcriptional regulator, translating into MSKVTPPQLTSIQDIVDECAQILQRSVEVTTPAIAVIAASAQIGAIDKNRAASILNRTPPPEPIPWMLSFGIQEATLPVRLPANPRYDMLPRVVIPLRHEDGLVGYLWIIDEPALGDAPLARLDSLLAPLARLIDERDAPLAARAQQLGELAREVLTGDPAALAGARERDLLPNDGELTVHRVLVEGDQRAVAVELARPLARRPFLVADSHDSLVLVECRRDDKDTEALMEELQSAALVAGAEVVARGSAPTAPLARLMADVAKLCGQDSLRWEEAGAWRLLRGWELTPATVVEMSPDAAVLLDVPRNSYWHTLLTYFEHSRNVSATAAALYIHRATLHYRLDRVREILGPGVLDDGWRCAALYVALKLHAALQGKNREAPFCP; encoded by the coding sequence ATGTCAAAAGTGACACCCCCGCAGCTGACGAGCATCCAAGATATCGTCGACGAATGCGCCCAGATCCTGCAGCGCTCCGTTGAGGTGACTACCCCCGCCATCGCGGTGATTGCCGCCAGTGCGCAGATCGGTGCCATCGATAAGAACCGCGCCGCTTCCATCCTTAACCGCACCCCGCCCCCGGAGCCCATCCCGTGGATGCTGAGTTTCGGCATTCAGGAGGCGACCCTACCGGTACGCCTGCCCGCCAACCCGCGCTATGACATGCTGCCCCGCGTGGTCATTCCCTTGCGTCACGAGGACGGGCTGGTGGGCTACCTGTGGATTATTGATGAGCCCGCGCTGGGCGACGCCCCCTTGGCCCGTCTGGATTCGTTGCTTGCGCCCCTGGCCAGGCTTATCGACGAACGCGATGCTCCCCTCGCCGCCCGCGCCCAACAGCTCGGCGAGTTGGCCCGCGAGGTGCTCACCGGTGATCCAGCCGCGCTGGCGGGTGCGCGGGAGCGCGATCTTTTGCCTAACGATGGTGAGTTGACCGTGCATCGCGTGCTGGTGGAGGGCGATCAGCGCGCGGTAGCCGTGGAACTTGCCCGCCCACTGGCGCGCCGGCCTTTCTTGGTGGCGGATTCCCACGATTCCCTCGTGCTTGTCGAGTGCCGCCGCGATGACAAGGACACCGAGGCCCTCATGGAGGAGCTACAGAGTGCTGCGCTCGTCGCCGGCGCCGAGGTGGTCGCCCGCGGCTCGGCACCGACGGCCCCGCTGGCGCGACTCATGGCGGACGTGGCCAAGCTCTGCGGCCAGGATTCGTTGCGCTGGGAGGAGGCCGGCGCGTGGCGGCTGCTGCGTGGGTGGGAGCTGACCCCAGCAACGGTGGTGGAGATGAGCCCCGATGCCGCCGTGCTTCTCGACGTCCCCCGCAACTCCTATTGGCACACTCTGCTGACCTATTTTGAGCATTCCCGCAACGTCTCTGCGACCGCCGCTGCGCTCTACATTCATCGCGCCACGCTGCACTACCGCCTAGACCGCGTGCGTGAGATTCTCGGGCCTGGCGTGCTGGATGATGGCTGGCGCTGCGCGGCTCTCTACGTTGCCCTTAAGCTGCATGCGGCGCTTCAGGGAAAGAATAGGGAAGCCCCATTTTGTCCCTAG
- a CDS encoding NUDIX hydrolase: MIEVAAVVIRNPQGRVLTVRKKSSTKYQLPGGKPEAGEALVDAALREVAEEVGLTLDAESLNKLGTFDAPAANEPGEVVVGTIFTCTRTVTTDEPHAAAEIGDTAWVDPAAPDRELAHLLRDRVFPALA, translated from the coding sequence ATGATTGAAGTCGCAGCCGTCGTCATCCGCAACCCGCAAGGCCGCGTGCTCACCGTGCGCAAAAAATCCTCAACCAAATATCAACTGCCCGGCGGCAAGCCTGAAGCGGGCGAGGCGCTTGTCGACGCCGCCCTGCGCGAAGTCGCCGAAGAAGTAGGCCTCACCCTCGACGCCGAGAGCCTCAACAAACTCGGCACCTTCGACGCCCCCGCCGCCAACGAACCGGGCGAAGTCGTCGTCGGCACCATCTTCACCTGCACGCGCACCGTCACCACCGACGAACCCCATGCCGCCGCCGAGATCGGCGACACCGCCTGGGTCGACCCAGCAGCACCCGACCGCGAGCTTGCGCATCTGTTGCGTGACCGCGTCTTCCCTGCGCTGGCCTAG
- a CDS encoding YhgE/Pip domain-containing protein, which produces MRQSWKIFIRDVARLGRVPRAWIILIGLVITPALYSWVNIAAFRDPYGHTQNIKVAVVNEDKGASNELTGKVDVGSEVIEKLRNNDQLGWQFLDAEEADKALLKGDVYAAVTIPEDFSENLVGMLDGTFAKPQLVYRVNEKNNAIAVKITDTGAKGLDKQITAAFKEQVATVAAENVKDTGTDFESKVTRAMNNTSSAFGETAQEIDGNRQSLARIQGKLDDAAASMSGAKSTVADVSTALGDAQQALTEISSLVDQAQGGIGDFTDQTTDAFVNGASAVADGTAQAQESIADVTAGLNQAGDRFDYATQRANTAIDASAESIAQLKALRDSSTLSPQVAKEIDDAIQRLEEGNESNRRLVGNLGALSKDTQTAAQDVQASADAINQAAADTKATSQTLRDTVTTAIPEINRAMSGLSSTASALSATLEAQKGTMQEADGLLDGVAQQLRATKDTLSDFDTNLAALQDSLRSVQGDVRSLKAAMNSQVVEDITGLNADEIGHFFAEPIELKSETVYPVDSYGSAMAALFTNLSLWIGAFVLMVIFRVEVDKEGFHRVTVGQAYLGRFLLMAAMVIIQAVTVTVGDVLIGVQTVNAPAFVITGVLIGLTYLSIIYALSTSLGHLGRGLCVVLAIIQIPGASGLYPIELLPGFFHAIYPLLPFTYGIDAMRETIGGFYGTHYFQYMGVLAFMFLLFFVCGLVLRKALAHFNVIFNRELRDTELFDYENVQVVGSGYRIADVIQALDSRSGLKKDLDRRAHNWGYWLKLVAIAGIVGVVILIVVSGLLPAQKPLLLAIWTAWCLLVIAAAVTLEYLRISLKQSAELVTLDEDEIKHPARAGVDSGVDSTEGEN; this is translated from the coding sequence GTGCGCCAAAGTTGGAAAATTTTTATCAGAGATGTAGCCAGGCTTGGCCGCGTCCCTAGGGCGTGGATCATCCTCATCGGACTCGTCATCACTCCCGCGTTGTATTCATGGGTAAACATCGCGGCGTTTCGTGACCCCTACGGCCATACCCAAAACATCAAGGTGGCCGTGGTCAACGAGGATAAAGGTGCATCCAACGAGCTGACCGGAAAAGTTGATGTCGGCAGCGAAGTCATTGAGAAATTACGGAACAATGACCAGCTTGGCTGGCAATTCCTTGACGCTGAAGAAGCTGACAAAGCCCTGCTCAAGGGAGATGTCTATGCGGCGGTAACCATTCCGGAAGATTTCAGTGAGAACCTCGTGGGCATGCTTGATGGCACGTTCGCTAAGCCTCAGCTGGTCTACCGCGTTAATGAGAAGAATAACGCTATCGCCGTGAAGATTACGGATACCGGCGCTAAAGGTCTTGACAAGCAGATTACGGCTGCCTTCAAGGAACAGGTAGCAACCGTTGCCGCGGAGAACGTCAAGGACACCGGCACGGACTTTGAAAGCAAAGTCACCCGTGCGATGAACAACACCAGCTCTGCCTTTGGCGAGACCGCGCAAGAGATCGACGGCAACCGCCAGAGTCTCGCGCGTATCCAGGGCAAGCTGGATGATGCTGCGGCGTCTATGTCCGGTGCCAAGTCCACGGTGGCTGATGTGAGCACCGCGCTGGGCGACGCCCAGCAGGCCCTCACCGAAATCTCCTCCCTCGTCGACCAAGCACAAGGTGGCATCGGTGACTTCACTGACCAGACCACCGACGCGTTCGTCAATGGTGCCAGTGCCGTGGCTGACGGCACTGCCCAAGCACAGGAATCCATCGCGGATGTGACCGCAGGTCTGAACCAGGCTGGTGACCGCTTCGATTACGCGACGCAGCGAGCCAACACCGCCATCGACGCGAGTGCCGAGTCGATTGCTCAGCTCAAGGCGTTGCGTGATTCATCGACGCTGTCCCCGCAGGTGGCCAAAGAAATCGATGACGCCATCCAGCGTCTTGAGGAGGGTAACGAGTCTAACCGCCGTCTCGTTGGAAACCTGGGTGCACTGAGCAAGGACACCCAAACCGCCGCGCAGGACGTGCAGGCCAGTGCTGATGCCATCAACCAGGCCGCCGCTGACACCAAGGCAACATCGCAGACCCTGCGCGACACCGTCACCACCGCCATCCCGGAGATTAACCGCGCGATGAGCGGCCTGAGCTCCACGGCGAGTGCTTTGAGCGCCACCCTGGAAGCCCAGAAGGGCACGATGCAGGAGGCCGATGGCCTTCTTGACGGTGTGGCACAGCAGCTGCGTGCTACGAAGGACACGTTGTCCGACTTTGACACCAACCTGGCTGCCTTGCAGGACAGCCTGCGCAGTGTTCAGGGCGACGTGCGCTCGCTGAAGGCCGCGATGAATTCCCAGGTGGTCGAAGACATCACGGGCCTCAACGCCGATGAAATTGGCCATTTCTTCGCCGAGCCCATCGAGCTCAAGTCCGAAACCGTCTACCCGGTGGACTCGTACGGTTCCGCCATGGCTGCGCTGTTTACCAACCTTTCGCTATGGATCGGCGCTTTCGTGCTCATGGTGATTTTCCGCGTCGAGGTGGATAAGGAAGGTTTCCACCGTGTCACGGTGGGCCAGGCCTACTTGGGCCGCTTTCTGCTCATGGCCGCGATGGTTATTATCCAAGCCGTCACCGTCACCGTTGGTGACGTACTCATCGGTGTCCAGACCGTCAACGCCCCAGCATTTGTCATCACTGGCGTGCTCATTGGTTTGACATACTTGAGCATTATTTATGCGCTGTCGACTTCCCTGGGCCACCTCGGCCGCGGCCTCTGCGTGGTCTTGGCCATCATCCAGATCCCAGGCGCTTCCGGCTTGTACCCCATCGAACTGCTGCCGGGTTTCTTCCACGCCATTTACCCGTTGTTGCCGTTTACCTATGGCATCGACGCCATGCGTGAAACCATCGGTGGTTTCTACGGAACCCACTACTTCCAGTACATGGGCGTTCTCGCCTTCATGTTCCTCCTGTTCTTCGTGTGCGGTCTTGTTCTGCGCAAGGCACTCGCGCACTTCAACGTCATCTTCAACCGCGAGCTGCGCGATACCGAGCTCTTTGACTATGAAAACGTGCAGGTCGTGGGTTCTGGTTACCGTATCGCGGATGTCATTCAGGCGCTGGATAGCCGCAGTGGCCTGAAGAAGGACTTGGACCGCCGAGCACACAATTGGGGCTACTGGCTCAAGCTGGTGGCCATTGCAGGCATCGTCGGCGTGGTCATCCTCATCGTGGTCTCCGGCCTTCTCCCCGCACAGAAGCCGCTGCTGCTTGCTATCTGGACTGCCTGGTGCCTCCTTGTTATCGCTGCCGCGGTAACGCTGGAGTATCTGCGCATCAGCTTGAAGCAATCGGCAGAGCTGGTCACTTTGGATGAGGACGAGATTAAACACCCAGCTCGTGCTGGTGTAGACAGCGGCGTAGACAGCACGGAGGGAGAGAACTAA